The Chelatococcus sp. HY11 genome includes a window with the following:
- a CDS encoding CinA family protein — MADIEFTRIDRDLVVHAKAVLDLCRGLGLRVVTAESCTGGLVAAVLTEAPGSSETIEGGFVTYSNDAKQSAIGVPEALILAHGAVSEPVARAMAEGALAHSLADVAVAITGIAGPGGGSEAKPVGLVHFAAARRGVVTRHVERLFGDLGRGVIRRRSVEQALDLLAEIARQPLVA; from the coding sequence ATGGCCGATATCGAGTTCACGCGTATCGACCGGGATCTTGTCGTGCACGCGAAGGCCGTGCTCGATCTGTGCCGGGGGCTTGGCCTGCGCGTTGTCACCGCCGAATCCTGCACGGGCGGCCTCGTCGCCGCTGTTCTGACCGAGGCGCCGGGTTCATCGGAGACCATCGAGGGCGGGTTCGTCACCTATTCCAACGATGCAAAGCAGAGCGCGATCGGTGTTCCCGAGGCGCTCATTTTGGCCCATGGCGCGGTCAGTGAGCCCGTGGCCCGCGCGATGGCCGAGGGAGCGCTCGCCCATTCCCTGGCCGATGTTGCCGTGGCGATCACCGGCATCGCCGGTCCCGGCGGCGGCAGCGAGGCCAAGCCCGTCGGGCTCGTTCATTTCGCCGCCGCCCGGCGGGGCGTCGTGACGCGCCATGTCGAACGACTTTTCGGGGATCTTGGACGGGGTGTCATCCGGCGCCGGTCGGTCGAGCAGGCACTGGACCTTCTCGCGGAGATCGCCCGGCAGCCGCTTGTGGCGTAG